Genomic segment of Eupeodes corollae chromosome 2, idEupCoro1.1, whole genome shotgun sequence:
aaaaaataataaacaagaatATCAAGGAAACGAGAAAAAGAATGTCCAAAGTGCTTTATACTCCCGAAGAGGAGGATTGGTTAGTTAAAAATGCTCTTTTATACAAATCagtgatagaaaataaaaataaaaaattaaatgaagtttGTTGAAGCGACCAgtgttttttgagttttgatgtgaagattaagttttaaaatatcatatttaGCTATCTAACATTGGCTGAAAATATGAACGCACCAATCGAGCGCGAACGTTATGAGTAGTTGCGGAAGCTGATCCCAAAAGCGTATCTGAAGGAACATCTGTAGCGGCCAGCATATTAGCAAAATCATACATCTCCGGTGGCGGTTGCGATTCGTTTTGGTCGATGGCAAGCCACTATTACTGATTGAACAGTGTCAAGCCTATACCTAAATACAGTTGCTAAAACTGGAAACCGCCTTTTCCAAACGCCATATGAACGTTCCACACAATTGCGAGTTCGAATTTGTGATTCGTTATACAAGTTTTCTACTGCGTTTGTGACATTGAGAAATGGTGTTGCAAGAAAGGTGGTATTTGTATAGCCCGAATCTCCAACAAGGATAAAATGCTCGAACTCTCCGTCTTCAAACCGTTTCTTTAGACTCGACATGTTGAAAATTCGCTGATCATGAGCAGACCCCTTTCAAAAGAGAATAATGATGAATATCTTtactaaatttttcattttttaaagagcATAAGCTGTACCTGCCACCGAGCCACGATatcgttaatttttaaattagctgCAGACACCGTCTGGACGTTCAACCACCCTTTTCGATTTCTGAAGTTTTCTGCATCTGTTCCACCTGGCGATTGAATTCGAATATGGGTGCAATCTATTGCACCAATAGTGCGAGGGAACTTTGCCACTGCAAAAAATTCTTTAGCTGCTTTCAAGCGCTCGTTTTGCGTTTGGGGCATTTGAATATACCGTGGGGAAAGTTCGGCAAGAGCTTTGGACACACGTTTCAACACAACGTGTACACTTGTAATACAAACCCCTGAAAAATCCGCGATTACTAGTTGAAAAGATCCAAGCGCATAATACCTTAATGAAATTAGCAATTGCGTGATAGGTCGTAATTCGCGTgatctttttagaaaaatgaaaaatatttcacttcCACACTTCAACCAAAACGAGAAAATTTTACCTCCTTTCATCACACGGCAAGAAATCCTTTATTTCTTCTAGCACCATCATTGTCGTGCGTTTTGAGAGACGGAAACGATGCAAAAAGTCTAGGTCATCCCACGTGTTTAATTGAATGcgtttgaacattttatattcACGTCTCTCAATTTGCAGACTTTCTTCATCTTCGCTGCTTGAAGATGAATATGccgaattttcccaaaaataatttcttcgatacatttttgtaattttttttttttaatatatacataaatcaaaagttttctTCTTAACTTCTACTTTTTCGGGAagttatgaaaatcaaaagtttgtaAACTCTCGAGTTTAAAACCGAAAGTTATAAACGTCAACTTTGAGTGAACAAAACCGAATTCTCAAGTTGACAACGAAAATCCCCAAGTTATGTTCAACTTCTAGTGAACAAAATCGCccttaatatacatacattatttaTGATATTTGTTTGActcattttctttgaaattgactattttttaagataaaacaagTTCTGGTTTGAATTTCCcaaaatttttcacaattttttgataaattattctgacaAATATTCAGTTAAATCAACTTTCAAACATAAAAACCACACTACTGCGAATCACTTTTTGGAAATGTCTGACTTTACTTTAAGTGGACAGAATCACAAAAAAACACGGCTATTGTCTTTATGTACatcattttgtgaaaaattaaatttaaataatttctaaaaatttacgGATGACTCCTTGCTCTCTTTTCAATACATTGCATTATAGCTGTGTTCAATCTGCTACAGCTTGAACTATTGTACACTAGTCCTGAATATACTGCATACTACCTTTTGAACCAGTGCCAATTTTACTTGCCCCgaattaagttaattttcttcttctttttggtcTGAGTTTTTATGAACCTAAAAAGCACTATACACTAGCTATTTTCTGGTTGAACAAACCTATTGTATGATAAATGTTTGTGAGCGACCTTCTCCTTTCGTTTTACTAACAAGTTAGTTGTTAATTagctattattaaaaaacaggcATCCGAAAATGTTTCAACTTTCAAATGAAATGGACCTCCAACTATAGACTGAACCATTCAATCCAATGCTCTTATATTTAGACTGTATGTTTATGTatgctttgttgattttaaagccgcatttGATACCGTCAACAGACAGGCTCTGATTTATAAGCTGGAGAGGCTTGGAGTGTCTCGGAAGTTTCTGATGCTTTATAACAATTTCTTGTCGTCATCTCGTACAGCAGTTTGGGATGGTTCCAATTTGTCAGAGTGTTTTGAGACGTCAGCAGGTGTACCTCAGAGATGTATTCTAAGCCCCCTTTTATTAGTGCTTTTTATCGACGATATCTCTGTTCAAATATCAAAGTTCTTCTCTACGCTGATGACCTAATACTAATAGCTGACAACCCCTTTACTCTTCAACTCCAAATTAATCGTCTGGATGAATACTGTAAAACTTGGGATCTCCACATCAATGTCCAAAAAACCAAAGTTATGATTTTTGAGAGTCGGTATAGAAGGGTGAGGTTACCTGAGGAAAAGTGGCGGCTCaataatcaacagattgatatAGTACGTGAATTCAAGTACCTTGGAGTTTTATTTACATCGAACTTAAACTTTGGCAAGCATGCAAAGGATAAAAGCACTGAAGCTAAGCATGCGCTAAATATCTTGTGGAAAAGGTTCTTTGCTAACCAAAACATTGACCattcaacaaaatatcaatTGTTTAGTGCTTCAGTGAACACTTGCATGTGCTATGGGGTGCAAGCCTTTGGTGTTACGCGCTTCGAAGAATTTGAAGCTGTTcaaagatttttcttcaaacGAATATTTCGGTTACCGAATTCAGCACCAACCTATTCATTACACGTGGAATCTGGCTTACCACCCATCTACATTAACAACTTAAAAGTGCATGCAGACTATCTAATAAAAGTGATGAGGTGAAATAATACCAGTcttcataaatcaattttgttgagaCAACTGTAATTGAATCAGTATCCTTTTAGGGAGTGGAATCAATTGGCCCTGTCCAATGACCTCTCTTTGTCTTTATCAGAGGCGAACGTTTTCGAATGGCACAATATACTTACGCTTGTATTTTCAAGAAAGTTTGATATCACTCAATAGCTTGTAAGTAAATATAGTTATTTTCGAAAGTCTGGATGAGCTCCCAAAAGTCAATAAATATGGACTTCCTCCCTTTTGGATGCAAGGTCCTCAAACCTTCTTTTTAAACGTTATTTAACCTTTTCAAGTTTATGTGCATTTCTTAAACCATGCATCCtttataaacttcccataggaagttattgtaatggttccgatttatcaaattgaaaattttgacatttctcgtttgaaagtccctagagtcgaaataaaagatttttagaaagatgtctatgcgtgcgtgtgtacgtacgttcgtacatccgtgCGTTCGCGAAATTTTTTGtgatagctcaagaactagaagagatatcgacttcaaataaattttgttttacagtttGCAGGAAGGTGTaaaaagggttctcaagaaaagtgcttgggtgtttttttttaccatagcagtttaaaaaagaggtgagaattttggttaaccctaattaTCTCACGATCCAATGCcgctagagaattgaattaaatttaatattatacatTGCAACGTGATAATAAACCagtgtatttttggaaaaaaaatccaattaatagattttttataaattaaaaaaaattgtcacctcgaaaattttacgaataaaaaataatttcatcttcaaaacaattttgtgcaacgaaaaataacgtttttaaaatctggcaaaattttgagaaaaatcaaaatgacagttcttttttgtcaaagaaaaaaacattactcaaagttggtaaaaattgatattgagattatgtcttcaaacttattttatcttacaagaaatattgttttcaatattcggtaaaattttgagaaaaatcgaatatacagttttcttacaaaaaaaaagaggctgggatgcgacccacactgataacttcccatcccgtctgtcgatttgtcttgcttaaaggtttgtctatatgtactcgtatcaatttttaccaaatttgcgtactattttttgtagattttattttttatgaaaaaaaggactgttggatttttatataaaaataactgaatatagaaaacaatattttctttgaaataaaataagtttgaagccaatatttcaaatttttgaaaagatatttgagtcgaaatcaatttttaccaacttttattaattttattttgtaggtttttatttttttgtacaaaaactgtccattcgatttttttcaaaattttactgaatgttaacaacaatatttttcgtaggAAAacagtagtttaaagccaatatctacaatttttgaaaaaatatttgagtcgaaaatcattttttaccaactttcgtaattttttttcggttttcaattttttgtaaaaaaaaaaaactgtcaattcgatttttttcaaaatgttactgaatgttgaaaacaatattttttgaaagataaaaggaaattaaagccaatatctcaaagttttaaaaagatatttgagtcgaaaatcaatttttaccaacttttactcatttttgtttaggtttttattttttgtaagaaaaactttcaattcgatttttctcaacatttttcaaaatgttaaaaacaatatttgttataagataaaataagtttgaagcccgaattccaagtttttaagaaaatatttgagtcggtattcaatttttactaactttgagtaatgttttttttagatttttattttttataaaaaaaaaactgtcaattcgatttttctcaaaattttatcagatgtcaaaatttcttcttagttgcacaaaattgttttagagatgaaataatatttcagtcgtaaaattttggaggtgacaattttttttttcagttttatcgatttataaaaaaaaaccgttatattgatttttttcaaaaaatatacttctttgatatcacgttacaatatagtatataaaattgaattcgagtctctagcttttttggttcttgagatattcgGGGTTTAGCAAAAAtggcacctttttttaaactgctatggtaaaaaaaaccacccacgcaattttcttgagagccttttctgcatatTTGCGCACAAAAAAACGTggaaacgtacggacgtaccaacgcacacagacatctttctaaaaatcttttatttcgactctagggaccttgaaacgttgagaaatgtcaaaattttcaatttgacaaatcggactatggtaaaaaaaaactaaaaaaattagttgatgttggtaaaaatcgattttcgactcaaatgtcttttcaaaactttcagatattcgctttaaactgcttttatcttttaaaaaatatttgttgtcaacattcagtagattttaagaaaaatcttattgatagttttcttacaaaaaataaaaacttaaaaaaagaacaatcctaaaagttggtaaaattttatttcgatacAAATAGcttaatagattttcaaaaattagaaattttgtcttcaaacttttattatttaacagaaaatattgtttccgatattttttataaaaatccaacagtccgcttttttcataaaaaaaataaaatctacaaaaaatagtacgcaaatttggtataaattgatgttcggttcttaatagCTCtcaaatgctacaaaaattgcaaaaaaaattgttttcgactaaaaatatatttaaaaaaattagatttccaaactaaactatttcattatatgcaaaatattgttaattaatatttttcaagaataattcaacagacaacttatttaacccaacacgaaaacctacaaacttttaagctaaacaaatcgacagaaggggtgctaagttatcagtgtgggtcgcatcccagcctcttgtattaaattcaaattacgtggcgcaacagtcctgtTTATCTATAAACTTCCCTATCTTCAATTTTAGATATGTGTGT
This window contains:
- the LOC129944966 gene encoding putative nuclease HARBI1; amino-acid sequence: MFKRIQLNTWDDLDFLHRFRLSKRTTMMVLEEIKDFLPCDERRSRELRPITQLLISLRYYALGSFQLVIADFSGVCITSVHVVLKRVSKALAELSPRYIQMPQTQNERLKAAKEFFAVAKFPRTIGAIDCTHIRIQSPGGTDAENFRNRKGWLNVQTVSAANLKINDIVARWQGSAHDQRIFNMSSLKKRFEDGEFEHFILVGDSGYTNTTFLATPFLNVTNAVENLYNESQIRTRNCVERSYGWLAIDQNESQPPPEMYDFANMLAATDVPSDTLLGSASATTHNVRARLVRSYFQPMLDS